The Denticeps clupeoides chromosome 4, fDenClu1.1, whole genome shotgun sequence genome segment tgtgtgtgtagtcagcTGCATGTCTTTTCTGCAGAGGTGCATGACTGAGccttttatttacttacttttaGATTAAATGCTATCAGCTGCCCTCATATTGTTCTGAACATacacttgtcattttttcagtcCAACTCTACCTTCATTCGTGTGTCGTTCATCTCCACATCCCTTCACCCTATGTGTGCGTtgggtgtttttgtgtgtgcacagaatatggttttgtgaatattttgtaTTGAATATGGTGTCAGTGTGTATGAATTACCTATTGCCGTGTGTGAGGGATTTAACTTTTTAATTTCTACTTGGTTCTGCATTAACCTTCTCAGGAGAGTTGAAATGGGTCATGTACTTACTTGTTtgctgtttgtgttgtgtgcaaTAACGCCCTTTTTCTCCCATTTTAGAACGGCCGTGTTACTGGTGATGTGGAGTTAGAAAGACTCAAACTGAACGACGGATACATCAACGggacacaggtgtgtgtgtgtgtgtgtttttgtgggttGTGGGGTGGCTTAGTTCTTTCTTTGTCCAGATGTTTAGTGCTAAATATGTGCTCCATTCatttgtggtggtgtgtgtgtgtgtgtggtatttcCACATGTTTGGGTGGTGTAGTAGCAGAGGAAATGCTTCTCCGTCCTTGGCTCTGACTCACTATTGTTTTCTCTCCCCTCGCCCTCCCCTTCACACTCTCTCCTATTACAGTACAGGATGTTGGACCCGGGTCACCTTGTTGAGACGGTCACTGTACAAGAAGACCCCCAAGAGATTATGCCAGTCATTTCAGTAGAGACCAGTGATGATGGCACTACGCGGCGCACAGAGACTACTGTATGCACTGAATCTAAGAGCTTCTCCAACTCTTAGACATTTACGAATCCTAGTTTACATTGTTACCATGCAGTATAATAGTGTCAGATTATATTAAATATCGCTGTGTGGCTGTGCAATGGCTGACTGTACAGCAGAGAGAAAATTAAAAGCAGCCCTACAGTGATGGTGCATTGTTAATGCTGTGACCTTCTAAATAGTTTAGGTTAACAAGGCAGTCGGAGCATGTTTTATTGGCAAATTAAACCTTCCAGCAATAAGTCAGCCAGCAGAACAACTGGAACGTTTATTTTGCAGCCACAACATTCAAGACATTAAGTTTGAGATTTGAGAATACATTGTAACAACTCCTGTCCTTATTTCCTGTTATTAAACATGAAATAGTGTGCACTGCAAAGCCAATTGTTATTGCCCTTCCAATAGGTCAAAAAGGTCACCAAGACCACAACGACGCGCACAGTCATCCCCTCTGTGTCGGATACACTCTCACTGGATGGTGGCGGCTCTATGACTGGTATGATGGGTTACAATGCCCCCATGTACAGACAGCCAGGAGGAATGGACTACCCCACTGCCACTGTGCCCCGCAACTATCACTACGGCCCACCAGGGGGATATGATGATTATCGTGGTGGGCCGCCCTCAGACACCTACTCTAGCCTGAGCCGTATGGCACGCATGGACCCTGCCTACAGGTGAGTGTGCTTGTGTTCATCAGTTCAGGATTTTGGTTTGGCTTTGTGAGAAATAAACTCATAacctataatttttttttgtagtgataACGTAAATGCCGTCGTTATCGGTTTCAGTGTGGTGTAATTTGGCTTTTATGTGGACTCGCctggttattttattttttttaatatacatttttacccTTTGCTTTTATGGTCTAGAATGCATTAGAGCAGGGCTTTTCAAATATAGGCACAGACCCCATCAACTTTTCTGCCCTCCACCTGTCTCAGTATGGTCTGCATGCATGATTTGGAAACCTTGATAAAATTTGACAACCAAATTTGATCAGCCCTTCAGTAGAGCTTCTATAGGCCAGATCAATCCTTGCTTTAAGCCTTTATCCCATACCATATTGTTTTTGTCTAAGCGCAATAGAGGtctcttgcttttttatttttttaaatttacatttacattttacatttacagcatttggcagacgcccttatccagagcgacttacaacgtgctttcaagttaaattaaaaactattattaattaacaattaattATACATCCAATGTTAAAATTGTTTACATATGTAGCTGGGTATTACAGCTATTTCTATCACTGACACTGGATATAAAGATTTGCTTACTGTCATTGACAGTTCTGTTATTTTTGAAATGTCAGCATTCAAGGTTGTTACTCTTAGCAATGTACAGTGATGGCTCCAGAGAGAGGCAGCTGCAAGTTACgacttttttttgcaaaataatgATTGTGGTCCAGCTAGGCTTCCAAATGGCAACCTGCTTTAAATTGACCCCATCCACGTTTTAGGTCTCTAAGAACACCTTCTGCCAGTTCTTTTCCAGCTGTAGTAGCACTTTGCTCCTAAACCCTGAACCCCTACCACCCCATccccttctccccccccccccccccccccccattatcCTGGTTCCCTTAGACCTGATGGCTACCGCACCTTGGACCCAAACTACCGTGCCCACAGCAGACCTCAGCTGGACCCCTATGCTGCTCAGCCCCAGGTGCGGATGGGCAGTGCCATGGAATTGGCCGGCCTGCAGCGCTTTGTTCCAGAGCCATACGGCCTGGAGGATGACCAGCGTAGTATCGGATATGATGAGGCCGACTACGGACTGGCCCCATCCATGCACTACAGCACCATGCCCCGACTGACACCGGGACGCCCTTTACACGCACCGCCTCGCAGAACTGGGTCAGtggtgtggagttatgtagtttAATGTCATAGATTGTGCTGAATATGTTCTAGTGCTTATGGGAATTGTCTTTTGTGCTTCAGGAGTTATGAGGGCACTCTGGATGGTGACATGAGTGCTGATTACTACTGGGGAGGTGGAGCCCCTCTTGCCCAGGGTGAGCGGGGCAGCATGGCATCTCTGGACAGTACATTGCGGAAGGGCCCTGCCCCTGGCACATGGAGGCAACCTGAGCTGCCCGAGGTCATTGCCATGCTCAATTACCGCCTGGACCCGGTTAAGAGCAACGCTGCTGCCTACCTACAGCACCTCACCTTTAAGAATGACAAGGTACTGAAATGACTAAAAGACATTATTAGGTGCCATGCTCTGTATACTTTGTGTTTGAATTCCTGCCACTGCTTGAAGTAATGCGATCTACTGCGTAGACGGCATAACTCAAATCTTTTGGCGTCTTGGAGTGTGACATGAGCATGCACAGACATGCACATGTGTGGCCACATCAGACAAGCATCCTGCAGGTCATGAGACACGAGGAATGTGTATagaatcgtgcagcactaaggTCAAAGGGCAAGtttagagagcgagagagatatGTGTTATGCTTAAGGGATTTTTTCAGGTCCAGAACAGCCCATAGACCCCTTATTTCGGAACACTCTCTTACTACACAACCTCTCTCTTTATAGGTGAAATCAGAGGTCCGGCGTCTAAAAGGCATCCCAGCTCTGGTCTCAATGCTGGACAACCCAAAGAAGGAGGTGCACCATGCAGCCTGCGGGGCGCTGAAGAACATCTCCTATGGCCGAGACCCAGATAACAAGATTGCCATCAAGAACTGTGATGGAATCCCTGCTCTGGTGCGGCTGCTACGTAAGACACGCGACCAGGACCTCACTGACACTATTACAGGTACAGGATTGTTCTTCTTTTATTGACTTGTTGTAGAGATAAGCTTTTGTTGTAATGAGTCCTAACCAGCGTGAATCTGGTATACATAAacgtaaatgcattttttacaaGTGTTTTTACGTCTGTTGCTCTGCAATCTTTTGATAGCTGGTTGACTATAGTACAGGATTAacagtttttgtgtttttaaaaagagctGAAGATGCCAGTGGTGCTCTTACGATACAAATCTTCCCCGGTGTGATAATCAGGCACCCTGTGGAACCTGTCGTCCCATGACTCCGTGAAGATGGAGATCGTTGACCATGCATTGCATGCACTCTCAGACGAGGTGATGGTGGCACATTCAGGCTGGGAGCGAGGGAGCACAGGAGGAGGGGCCGGAGAGGAGAGCTGTAAACCCCGCCACCTTGAGTGGGAGACTGCTCTCACCAACACAGCAGGCTGTCTAAGGTCAGTGAAACTGCCAGATATGTAGGGAGGAGGGGCAATCAGACCCCAAACAGGCTTTGGCTAGCATTCCTTAGGAT includes the following:
- the ctnnd1 gene encoding catenin delta-1 isoform X1 → MEHCENAASLLASVREQEMQFERLTRALEEERRSMGPSGTLPRSLPTMQNGRVTGDVELERLKLNDGYINGTQYRMLDPGHLVETVTVQEDPQEIMPVISVETSDDGTTRRTETTVKKVTKTTTTRTVIPSVSDTLSLDGGGSMTGMMGYNAPMYRQPGGMDYPTATVPRNYHYGPPGGYDDYRGGPPSDTYSSLSRMARMDPAYRPDGYRTLDPNYRAHSRPQLDPYAAQPQVRMGSAMELAGLQRFVPEPYGLEDDQRSIGYDEADYGLAPSMHYSTMPRLTPGRPLHAPPRRTGSYEGTLDGDMSADYYWGGGAPLAQGERGSMASLDSTLRKGPAPGTWRQPELPEVIAMLNYRLDPVKSNAAAYLQHLTFKNDKVKSEVRRLKGIPALVSMLDNPKKEVHHAACGALKNISYGRDPDNKIAIKNCDGIPALVRLLRKTRDQDLTDTITGTLWNLSSHDSVKMEIVDHALHALSDEVMVAHSGWERGSTGGGAGEESCKPRHLEWETALTNTAGCLRNVSSERSEARRKLRECNGLVDSLMYIVQSQIDCKSVDNKLIENSVCLLRNLSYQVHKEVPGCERYMETVPINQGPVPSHKAGCFSSRKGKDEWFSKGRKDDDQTDTIDIPKRNTPASGYELLFQPEVVRIYTSLLKESKNPSVLEAAAGAIQNLCAGRWTYGRYIRAIIRQEKGLPMMTELLSHGNDRVVRAMSGALRNLAIDARNRELLGQHSVPAFVANLPGGGQSQPVRALSEETVVSVLSTLAEVLGSSVDAAKTLRASQGIERLVLINKDGNRSEREVRGAGHVLQIVWGFKELRRTLEKDGWKKSDFVVGVNPTTATTRSNGGYDDSMPLIDRGGKTDRDRDMIPLNDMGPDAYSTVDRRNTLDNTLDSDRDIPQGGKYGERRGSMPLMDSYDG
- the ctnnd1 gene encoding catenin delta-1 isoform X4; translated protein: MNGFWFGGSHGCHVPDRGNGRVTGDVELERLKLNDGYINGTQYRMLDPGHLVETVTVQEDPQEIMPVISVETSDDGTTRRTETTVKKVTKTTTTRTVIPSVSDTLSLDGGGSMTGMMGYNAPMYRQPGGMDYPTATVPRNYHYGPPGGYDDYRGGPPSDTYSSLSRMARMDPAYRPDGYRTLDPNYRAHSRPQLDPYAAQPQVRMGSAMELAGLQRFVPEPYGLEDDQRSIGYDEADYGLAPSMHYSTMPRLTPGRPLHAPPRRTGSYEGTLDGDMSADYYWGGGAPLAQGERGSMASLDSTLRKGPAPGTWRQPELPEVIAMLNYRLDPVKSNAAAYLQHLTFKNDKVKSEVRRLKGIPALVSMLDNPKKEVHHAACGALKNISYGRDPDNKIAIKNCDGIPALVRLLRKTRDQDLTDTITGTLWNLSSHDSVKMEIVDHALHALSDEVMVAHSGWERGSTGGGAGEESCKPRHLEWETALTNTAGCLRNVSSERSEARRKLRECNGLVDSLMYIVQSQIDCKSVDNKLIENSVCLLRNLSYQVHKEVPGCERYMETVPINQGPVPSHKAGCFSSRKGKDEWFSKGRKDDDQTDTIDIPKRNTPASGYELLFQPEVVRIYTSLLKESKNPSVLEAAAGAIQNLCAGRWTYGRYIRAIIRQEKGLPMMTELLSHGNDRVVRAMSGALRNLAIDARNRELLGQHSVPAFVANLPGGGQSQPVRALSEETVVSVLSTLAEVLGSSVDAAKTLRASQGIERLVLINKDGNRSEREVRGAGHVLQIVWGFKELRRTLEKDGWKKSDFVVGVNPTTATTRSNGGYDDSMPLIDRGGKTDRDRDMIPLNDMGPDAYSTVDRRNTLDNTLDSDRDIPQGGKYGERRGSMPLMDSYDG
- the ctnnd1 gene encoding catenin delta-1 isoform X3; this translates as MEHCENAASLLASVREQEMQFERLTRALEEERRSMGPSGTLPRSLPTMQNGRVTGDVELERLKLNDGYINGTQYRMLDPGHLVETVTVQEDPQEIMPVISVETSDDGTTRRTETTVKKVTKTTTTRTVIPSVSDTLSLDGGGSMTGMMGYNAPMYRQPGGMDYPTATVPRNYHYGPPGGYDDYRGGPPSDTYSSLSRMARMDPAYRPDGYRTLDPNYRAHSRPQLDPYAAQPQVRMGSAMELAGLQRFVPEPYGLEDDQRSIGYDEADYGLAPSMHYSTMPRLTPGRPLHAPPRRTGSYEGTLDGDMSADYYWGGGAPLAQGERGSMASLDSTLRKGPAPGTWRQPELPEVIAMLNYRLDPVKSNAAAYLQHLTFKNDKVKSEVRRLKGIPALVSMLDNPKKEVHHAACGALKNISYGRDPDNKIAIKNCDGIPALVRLLRKTRDQDLTDTITGTLWNLSSHDSVKMEIVDHALHALSDEVMVAHSGWERGSTGGGAGEESCKPRHLEWETALTNTAGCLRNVSSERSEARRKLRECNGLVDSLMYIVQSQIDCKSVDNKLIENSVCLLRNLSYQVHKEVPGCERYMETVPINQGPVPSHKAGCFSSRKGKDEWFSKGRKDDDQTDTIDIPKRNTPASGYELLFQPEVVRIYTSLLKESKNPSVLEAAAGAIQNLCAGRWTYGRYIRAIIRQEKGLPMMTELLSHGNDRVVRAMSGALRNLAIDARNRELLGQHSVPAFVANLPGGGQSQPVRALSEETVVSVLSTLAEVLGSSVDAAKTLRASQGIERLVLINKDGNRSEREVRGAGHVLQIVWGFKELRRTLEKDGWKKSDFVVGVNPTTATTRSNGGYDDSMPLIDRGGKTDRDRDMIPLNDMGPDAYSTVDRRNTLDNTLDSDRDIPQKN
- the ctnnd1 gene encoding catenin delta-1 isoform X2 translates to MEHCENAASLLASVREQEMQFERLTRALEEERRSMGPSGTLPRSLPTMQNGRVTGDVELERLKLNDGYINGTQYRMLDPGHLVETVTVQEDPQEIMPVISVETSDDGTTRRTETTVKKVTKTTTTRTVIPSVSDTLSLDGGGSMTGMMGYNAPMYRQPGGMDYPTATVPRNYHYGPPGGYDDYRGGPPSDTYSSLSRMARMDPAYRPDGYRTLDPNYRAHSRPQLDPYAAQPQVRMGSAMELAGLQRFVPEPYGLEDDQRSIGYDEADYGLAPSMHYSTMPRLTPGRPLHAPPRRTGSYEGTLDGDMSADYYWGGGAPLAQGERGSMASLDSTLRKGPAPGTWRQPELPEVIAMLNYRLDPVKSNAAAYLQHLTFKNDKVKSEVRRLKGIPALVSMLDNPKKEVHHAACGALKNISYGRDPDNKIAIKNCDGIPALVRLLRKTRDQDLTDTITGTLWNLSSHDSVKMEIVDHALHALSDEVMVAHSGWERGSTGGGAGEESCKPRHLEWETALTNTAGCLRNVSSERSEARRKLRECNGLVDSLMYIVQSQIDCKSVDNKLIENSVCLLRNLSYQVHKEVPGCERYMETVPINQGPVPSHKAGCFSSRKGKGRKDDDQTDTIDIPKRNTPASGYELLFQPEVVRIYTSLLKESKNPSVLEAAAGAIQNLCAGRWTYGRYIRAIIRQEKGLPMMTELLSHGNDRVVRAMSGALRNLAIDARNRELLGQHSVPAFVANLPGGGQSQPVRALSEETVVSVLSTLAEVLGSSVDAAKTLRASQGIERLVLINKDGNRSEREVRGAGHVLQIVWGFKELRRTLEKDGWKKSDFVVGVNPTTATTRSNGGYDDSMPLIDRGGKTDRDRDMIPLNDMGPDAYSTVDRRNTLDNTLDSDRDIPQGGKYGERRGSMPLMDSYDG
- the ctnnd1 gene encoding catenin delta-1 isoform X5, which codes for MLDPGHLVETVTVQEDPQEIMPVISVETSDDGTTRRTETTVKKVTKTTTTRTVIPSVSDTLSLDGGGSMTGMMGYNAPMYRQPGGMDYPTATVPRNYHYGPPGGYDDYRGGPPSDTYSSLSRMARMDPAYRPDGYRTLDPNYRAHSRPQLDPYAAQPQVRMGSAMELAGLQRFVPEPYGLEDDQRSIGYDEADYGLAPSMHYSTMPRLTPGRPLHAPPRRTGSYEGTLDGDMSADYYWGGGAPLAQGERGSMASLDSTLRKGPAPGTWRQPELPEVIAMLNYRLDPVKSNAAAYLQHLTFKNDKVKSEVRRLKGIPALVSMLDNPKKEVHHAACGALKNISYGRDPDNKIAIKNCDGIPALVRLLRKTRDQDLTDTITGTLWNLSSHDSVKMEIVDHALHALSDEVMVAHSGWERGSTGGGAGEESCKPRHLEWETALTNTAGCLRNVSSERSEARRKLRECNGLVDSLMYIVQSQIDCKSVDNKLIENSVCLLRNLSYQVHKEVPGCERYMETVPINQGPVPSHKAGCFSSRKGKDEWFSKGRKDDDQTDTIDIPKRNTPASGYELLFQPEVVRIYTSLLKESKNPSVLEAAAGAIQNLCAGRWTYGRYIRAIIRQEKGLPMMTELLSHGNDRVVRAMSGALRNLAIDARNRELLGQHSVPAFVANLPGGGQSQPVRALSEETVVSVLSTLAEVLGSSVDAAKTLRASQGIERLVLINKDGNRSEREVRGAGHVLQIVWGFKELRRTLEKDGWKKSDFVVGVNPTTATTRSNGGYDDSMPLIDRGGKTDRDRDMIPLNDMGPDAYSTVDRRNTLDNTLDSDRDIPQGGKYGERRGSMPLMDSYDG